In a genomic window of Chrysemys picta bellii isolate R12L10 chromosome 1, ASM1138683v2, whole genome shotgun sequence:
- the PTHLH gene encoding parathyroid hormone-related protein isoform X4 has translation MVTKLFQHWSFAVFLLSYSVPCYGRSLEGTSRRLKRAVSEHQLLHDKGKSIQDLRRRIFLQNLIEGVNTAEIRATSEVSPNPKPPTNTKNYPVRCGSEDEGKYLTQETNKAQTYKEQPLKTSGKKKKPKPGKRKEQEKKKRRTRSAWPNSRGSGNGNEGVPLLDISGTTHDHNLRRR, from the exons ATGGTCACTAAACTGTTCCAGCATTGGAGTTTCGCAGTCTTCCTGCTGAGTTATTCTGTCCCCTGTTATGGGAGATCACTAGAGGGGACCAGCCGCAGACT CAAAAGAGCTGTATCAGAGCATCAGCTACTGCATGACAAAGGGAAGTCTATCCAAGATCTACGAAGGAGGATCTTCCTTCAAAATCTCATTGAAGGTGTTAACACAGCAGAGATCCGGGCTACTTCAGAAGTTTCTCCAAACCCTAAGCCTCCGACTAACACAAAGAACTACCCTGTCCGATGTGGCAGTGAAGATGAGGGTAAATACCTAACTCAGGAGACAAACAAAGCTCAGACATACAAAGAGCAGCCCCTGAAGACATCGGGAAAGAAGAAGAAACCAAAGCCTGGAAAACGCAaggaacaagaaaagaaaaagaggcgAACCCGCTCAGCATGGCCAAATTCTAGAGGGTCTGGTAATGGAAATGAAGGGGTCCCCCTCTTGGACATCTCTGGTACTACACATGATCACAATTTAAG GAGGCGTTGA
- the PTHLH gene encoding parathyroid hormone-related protein isoform X2, with protein sequence MFQDREDTMVTKLFQHWSFAVFLLSYSVPCYGRSLEGTSRRLKRAVSEHQLLHDKGKSIQDLRRRIFLQNLIEGVNTAEIRATSEVSPNPKPPTNTKNYPVRCGSEDEGKYLTQETNKAQTYKEQPLKTSGKKKKPKPGKRKEQEKKKRRTRSAWPNSRGSGNGNEGVPLLDISGTTHDHNLRRR encoded by the exons AT GTTCCAAGACCGAGAGGATACAATGGTCACTAAACTGTTCCAGCATTGGAGTTTCGCAGTCTTCCTGCTGAGTTATTCTGTCCCCTGTTATGGGAGATCACTAGAGGGGACCAGCCGCAGACT CAAAAGAGCTGTATCAGAGCATCAGCTACTGCATGACAAAGGGAAGTCTATCCAAGATCTACGAAGGAGGATCTTCCTTCAAAATCTCATTGAAGGTGTTAACACAGCAGAGATCCGGGCTACTTCAGAAGTTTCTCCAAACCCTAAGCCTCCGACTAACACAAAGAACTACCCTGTCCGATGTGGCAGTGAAGATGAGGGTAAATACCTAACTCAGGAGACAAACAAAGCTCAGACATACAAAGAGCAGCCCCTGAAGACATCGGGAAAGAAGAAGAAACCAAAGCCTGGAAAACGCAaggaacaagaaaagaaaaagaggcgAACCCGCTCAGCATGGCCAAATTCTAGAGGGTCTGGTAATGGAAATGAAGGGGTCCCCCTCTTGGACATCTCTGGTACTACACATGATCACAATTTAAG GAGGCGTTGA
- the PTHLH gene encoding parathyroid hormone-related protein isoform X1 has product MGRFQDREDTMVTKLFQHWSFAVFLLSYSVPCYGRSLEGTSRRLKRAVSEHQLLHDKGKSIQDLRRRIFLQNLIEGVNTAEIRATSEVSPNPKPPTNTKNYPVRCGSEDEGKYLTQETNKAQTYKEQPLKTSGKKKKPKPGKRKEQEKKKRRTRSAWPNSRGSGNGNEGVPLLDISGTTHDHNLRRR; this is encoded by the exons ATGGGAAG GTTCCAAGACCGAGAGGATACAATGGTCACTAAACTGTTCCAGCATTGGAGTTTCGCAGTCTTCCTGCTGAGTTATTCTGTCCCCTGTTATGGGAGATCACTAGAGGGGACCAGCCGCAGACT CAAAAGAGCTGTATCAGAGCATCAGCTACTGCATGACAAAGGGAAGTCTATCCAAGATCTACGAAGGAGGATCTTCCTTCAAAATCTCATTGAAGGTGTTAACACAGCAGAGATCCGGGCTACTTCAGAAGTTTCTCCAAACCCTAAGCCTCCGACTAACACAAAGAACTACCCTGTCCGATGTGGCAGTGAAGATGAGGGTAAATACCTAACTCAGGAGACAAACAAAGCTCAGACATACAAAGAGCAGCCCCTGAAGACATCGGGAAAGAAGAAGAAACCAAAGCCTGGAAAACGCAaggaacaagaaaagaaaaagaggcgAACCCGCTCAGCATGGCCAAATTCTAGAGGGTCTGGTAATGGAAATGAAGGGGTCCCCCTCTTGGACATCTCTGGTACTACACATGATCACAATTTAAG GAGGCGTTGA
- the PTHLH gene encoding parathyroid hormone-related protein isoform X3 translates to MGRFQDREDTMVTKLFQHWSFAVFLLSYSVPCYGRSLEGTSRRLKRAVSEHQLLHDKGKSIQDLRRRIFLQNLIEGVNTAEIRATSEVSPNPKPPTNTKNYPVRCGSEDEGKYLTQETNKAQTYKEQPLKTSGKKKKPKPGKRKEQEKKKRRTRSAWPNSRGSGNGNEGVPLLDISGTTHDHNLR, encoded by the exons ATGGGAAG GTTCCAAGACCGAGAGGATACAATGGTCACTAAACTGTTCCAGCATTGGAGTTTCGCAGTCTTCCTGCTGAGTTATTCTGTCCCCTGTTATGGGAGATCACTAGAGGGGACCAGCCGCAGACT CAAAAGAGCTGTATCAGAGCATCAGCTACTGCATGACAAAGGGAAGTCTATCCAAGATCTACGAAGGAGGATCTTCCTTCAAAATCTCATTGAAGGTGTTAACACAGCAGAGATCCGGGCTACTTCAGAAGTTTCTCCAAACCCTAAGCCTCCGACTAACACAAAGAACTACCCTGTCCGATGTGGCAGTGAAGATGAGGGTAAATACCTAACTCAGGAGACAAACAAAGCTCAGACATACAAAGAGCAGCCCCTGAAGACATCGGGAAAGAAGAAGAAACCAAAGCCTGGAAAACGCAaggaacaagaaaagaaaaagaggcgAACCCGCTCAGCATGGCCAAATTCTAGAGGGTCTGGTAATGGAAATGAAGGGGTCCCCCTCTTGGACATCTCTGGTACTACACATGATCACAATTTAAGGTAA